In Setaria viridis chromosome 5, Setaria_viridis_v4.0, whole genome shotgun sequence, the genomic stretch TTTGCCACTGTCTTTCTTCCTCGTGTCATAAATTTTCTGTGCAGTCGAAGGCGGTTTGGGGAGCATCAAGCAGAGAGCTGGTGGAATGAGAACCGCGACAAGGTGTACGAGAAGTACAACGTAAGGAGCTCCGAGCGAGTCTCGTCGGCATCCTCAATCCGGTCAGCTCGATGACCTGCTACTTCCTGGCAGTTGCCGGAGGGGGAGGGTACGAAGCGCCAAAGCCCGTCGTGGCAAGGCCTTGAGAAATTCTTTTTGGCCGTGTAATGTCGATAATTCTTGTTACTACTTATTGTTTTGAGATTTGAGTCATATAATTATCCGTCCAAGGGCTGGTTagctagccctgttccgatgtAATGTACATAGAGCTGTGGTGCAGACTAGCAGAGGGAGGAACAGCCCATTGGTCTTTGTTGTAGCCAATGCAGGTGTAAAGAAGTTGCAACTCTTTTTTCTATCTTAATCCATGTGTTTAGTTGTTTACATGCCTTACATCTTCGATGGAACAACTTTATTTGCGAGCATGTTATCTACTCTCTTTGCATAACGTCGTTGAATTACTGAtcatcttttctacaaatttttttaCAAATCGATAAACCTACAAGTACAAAtgttttgcaaatagataaacctacaaatattttgcaaatagataaacctacaagttaaatttaaagtacatttgacaataGATATAATGATACATATTTTATCttagttaactaactcgttcaatagatattggtggtcaaagttgAAGTAGAAAGATATTGGTGGTTAAAGTtgaagagggggggggggcgtttggataccacgggctaaactttagtcctgtcacatcagatgttcggatattaattaggaggactaaacataagctaattacaaaactaattgtagaacccctaggctaaatcgcgagacgaatctattaaacctaattaatccatcattagcgaatggttattgtagcaccacattgttaaatcagtgactaattaggtttaatagatctgtctcgcaatttagcctagaggttatgtaattagttttgtgtccaaatattcgatatgatgggagctaaaatttaatcccctcctcccaaacaccccaaagaaaaagaacggagggagtatgtgatAGACATTTGCAAGAACGCTGTCTGGTTTCAAGCTGATGAGAGTCCGGATGGCCGCAGGTTGCCGTGGCGCTCGTGTTTCTCGTGGGGCCCGGCGGGACAAGTCAGAGCTGATTCAGGAGGATCCTCCTCCCCCACACCCCCCAAATCCACTCGCcgagatgccgccgccgccgcctcccaacTCCAATCCCCGCCTGGCGCTGCCCGCCATGACCCGGTCCCAGGCGGATCCCGACCTCCCGTCCCTCATCTCCGACCTCACCTCCCTGCTCCTCCACTCCCCCGCCGcgtcctccggcgccgccggccccgtcttctcatcctcctccctctccatccCCACCCCCAAGCACAAGCCCGCCACTCCCACGACAGCCGCCCCCACCCcgctcgcgcgcgccgccgtcggggcctgcgcgggcgccgccgcgggggcctTCACCTACGCCGCGCTGCTCCCCATCGACGCCGTCAAGACCCGCCTCCaggcctccgccgcgccctccgccaccgcctggcAGGTCTTCCTCGACATCCTCCGCACCGACGGGCCCCTCGGCCTCTACCGCGGCCTCTCCGCCGTCATCttcggctccgcctcctcctccgccatctACTTCGGCACCTGCGAGCTCGCCAAGTCCCTgctccgcccccacctcccgCCCTTCCTCGTGCccccgctcgccggcgccagcggcaacgtctcctcctccgccatcaTGGTCCCCAAGGAGCTCATCACCCAGCGCCTCCAGTCCGGCGCCGCCACAGGCCGCTCCTGGCAGGTCCTCCTGCAGATCATCCAGGCCGACGGCTTCTTCGGCCTCTACGCGGGCTACGCCGCCACGCTCCTCCGCAACCTCCCCGCCGGGGTGCTCAGTTACTCCTCCTTCGAGTACCTCAAGGCGTTCACCCTCAGGACTCGCGGCAAGGACAGACTCACGCCCGGGGAGAGCGTGCTCTGCGGGGCTCTGGCCGGGGCCATATCCGCCGCGCTCACCACCCCGCTGGACGTCGTCAAGACGCGCCTCATGACAAGGGTCGGCACCGAGGGCAGCCGCACCGTGCTGGGCACCATGAGGGGGGTCGTCGCCGAGGAGGGGCTCGTGGGCCTGTACCGTGGCATTGGCCCCAGGGTGCTGCACAGCGCCTGCTTTGCGGCCATAGGCTACTGCGCCTTCGAGACCGCAAGGCTTGCCATTCTGCAGCTCTACCTTGAAGGCTGCCAGAGGAAGGCTgcagcacagcacagcacagctCTACCGTGACATGCTGCTGCCACTTGATGAGTATGCCCTGTTTTCCTTCATTCCTTCCTTGAGGGAAGTTATCATTATAACTGTTGCTGGTTCTCAGCCTGCTAGATTGCTAGTTTTGGGGGTGTCAAGTTTTGTTTCCCTTGCTTGAAGTAGATGATCAGGCGTATGCTGCATTTCCCTTGCTTGAAGGCATTTCCCTTAGCATCATCAAGAGTTGGTTGTAGAGTTGAATGAACAATATCGGGCCATAAGTTAAGAGCTATAATACCAGGCAGGCAATTGACCATTTCGTTACTCTATTGCTCCTACATGTCTTTTACCGTGCAGCTGGTGGAATGATTTTACCAACTTTTAAGTCTGTTTAATAATATCACTCAACTTTTGTAAACTTGTTTTTTGTATCATGGGACTATGGTTCATGCTATATGATGTTGGCTGGACTGGCTCAGTTGCATGAACTATGGTTTCGCTATCTCTATGAGTGTAGTCAAAATGGGACAATTGGTTATATGAGTAGGATCTTATAATTTAGTGTTTACATTAGTATATAAACCTTTCAAAAGTGGCAGGAGTAGTGAATACAGATGAAATTCTCTAGGCACTTGTTGTAGGAGAAATCTGAACTCGATCTATCTCAAGACGCAACTTACAAGCACCCTCTCGAACTTCATCCTCTAGAATCTTGTCAACATCATACAAGCATGAACTATGTGTCTTGTGTTGAGCAGCTCCTTCCTGCTGCCCTTCAAGTATTTCATTGCTTTACAGACTGTGAGAGACCAAAATAAGTTCAGAACAGTGGGAACAGATTGCAATAAGAATATATCACTGCATGATTACCCCACGAGCAGGTTGACACCACACTAGCCAGCTGATCAGAGTCGACCTTCCGAAAGCATTGCATTTGCCTCTGCAGcatattttttcattttatattatGGCTGGCATTATGCACTGGTGCACTGAAACAGGGAActcaaaataaaaaatggatGGCCTGAATCTTCAGGGGCCGGAATGTGGCCTTGTAACCTgatctttttttatatataatattttttttcgaaatattttttttatatataatagTACCCTGATCTATTGAAGCATGCAACAAACAGGTCATGCTGCTTGCCATCTTCGTCAGGTGCTCTGTGAGGATCTGATTTTGTAACCATTCCAACAGCCTCGGAAAGGGGCTGAATGGATGATCTGAGAGGAGAGCAGAACATGAGAAATCTTTCAATATAACCTGTAGTTGAAAAGAACTGAATCATCAGAAAGGGGAAAGAAAAGAAGTGACCTGCGTGACTCGATCGAAGGCACAGGAAATGCCAAAcacttggtggacttgttggATATTGTAAGGCGTAGACCTGGTGGTGTCGATTAGATCCATGACAGGGACACATGGACTCAACATGTTAGGTCttaatgttaaaaaaaattgttagtTCTGGTTCAACCCATATTAGCTTAGCCTCCTGAACTCATTTGGAACCTccggactaaaaattagtctgATGTTTGGATGCCAATTAGGATggttaaacatgagctaattataaaactaattgcgtAAGTCGTAGCTAAGTCATGAGTAGAATCCATTGATTGACCTTGAAAAGAGCTGCTTCGTTGCATCTACTCTGAACACCCTTGTGTTCCTCTTCTTGAATATTTGTGCCTATTCTTGAATATTTGTGCCAATATGTACTTTGTAGCAGGTGATACGAATATGTGCATGTACCAACATGGTGGATTTATATATTCATTTTGCCCGTAGCAATGTACGGACATTGAACCTATCTTGAAAAGACtaaatataaatttaatatttgttctttttttcatATTAATTATTGTCTTGTTGAATGCTATGTGTATTGCAATACAAATATTTTGTTGCCCGTAGTAACGTACGGGCATGATCCTATTGACTTGTAACGTGATGCcctatgttagaaaaatatgtTAGAAATTTTTGATGAACATGATTACTTTCACACATCTTTTTATATCTAAAATCAATTCCGCATTAAAATGTTCCAAATCTATGATATGAAAATGACCATGAAAATTTCTTAATATAGTTTTTTTAACGTAATGCATTATGTTCTGTATTTGGCcataaaatttaaatttaaaattcaacCCATACATGCAGAAATAGAAAAGGAGGTAGATTAAGCCAACTGAAATAGTTCGTGTGAGTAAATCGatcctaaattttgcttaggggttAAACGGACAAAGTGAATAGATGAGAGGAGTAATccttgagctaaaatttagtccgtgaTTATATATGCTGCTATATTCTTTGTTTTCCACAAAAATATTTGAACATCACCAGCTATAAATGATTTAATTTGTGATCTGTTATAGATAGGTAATACAGTGGTATTTTCATGCTCCGGCATAGCGATAGAACGCAAGGGGTATATTACAAAGTTTGTGACTTCCGCAAGATTGGTTAGAGCTTTCAATGATCCAAAACTTACCAAAAAAGGCGATGATAACTTCGGTGCTGGTGCTCTCAATCACGATTTACTAATTTTGTGAGTGGAAATCCTTTACTATTATGTTTACTTCATATAAATGTGATACTATGTACTCTTTTCTTGCTTTTCACAATTATAGATTCAAGTGCGCCAtgaagtccaccaaggttttttggCACTAAACTATATCTCAGAGCCAATAAAAATGATGTTCTACCTATGTATCTATGCTTCGTTTTAATTAAATTAATCCACGTTGTCTGTCACCATTTGTTTGTGTTAGGCTTGGGAAGGTGGGCCACTTTTTAGTTTTGATGGGAAATTTTGTTGGCATGAACCATTTTTTGGACATGAAGAAAGCCTTTTTCCTACCATGGGGCACAATTCTCGAGCGTATGGAGCAATTTTGGACTTCCATGCTAAAGAAAAAGAGGTCTTCCACAGCTGAGAAGTTTGGAAAGAGTCAGGTATGTCCAATTGATTTTTATCCTCCATTGGTTACTCTATCATATCCCACTTTTCCTTTCCATTCATAATATGACTAGGTAAATGACTAGGTAAATAGTTTGGTATGCCAAACAATATATGAAGTTTATTTGCAGTCTTGTATGCAATAATTTGGATCATTAGCTGTTGTTAGTTTTCTCTTTTACATGTGTAGTTGCTTTGCATTTTTCAATGTTAACTTGCTTCTTGACACATCTACCAAGATATTTGCTGTtgtcatattttttttgtttcaatgtTGAGACTGTATGCTTGTCCTTGTTAAAAGGAAATGTGCACACTAGAAGACATCATCGTGTTTCCCAATTCTTGTAATTCTTTGTGACTTTGCTCAAGTATCTTCTGCTCTCATGAATTATTTGTATCCAGATCCTCTTTTAGATTTCGTTCCTTGCCTACGATTCTACCCATGCAAGGGCTGAACAAGTGGCTGCCAGACCTGGAAGAAGAGTATGAAGATCAAGAAGGCAACATCTACAACAAGAAGACCTACACTGACCTGCAGCGGCAAGGCTTGATCTAAAATTATAGTTCAAGGGGCTCCTGCTACTGAAATGTTCAGGCTGTTTGGAGCAATATTTACCAGGATAGTTGCTGTCTACAGGTGTATTGGCCGTTGGTTACAAAGATGATGACATGTCGCGTATGTTCAGTTCTACAAAGATGAGGCCATGTCGCTAATCTCAAGTTGCTCAAGCAGCAGCCTTCTTGTGAAAATCAGCCCCCGGCTGTCGCTCTAAAGAAAGGCAAGCCTTTACCAACTCAGGGAATCAGTTCCGTACAATGACAAACCATGTAAATGGTCGGCAGGTCAAAAATAGTCAGAAATATCTTCTGCACTGCTGTCTACACTTTccaattttaaaataaaaaggtCCTAGAGACCATACGGCTACTCCTGCTTCATCTTCGATTCCGATTGGCGGCATGGGTGCAGCAACACATGGATGCAGAGCAGCCAGCAGGGG encodes the following:
- the LOC140220070 gene encoding protein MITOFERRINLIKE 1, chloroplastic → MPPPPPPNSNPRLALPAMTRSQADPDLPSLISDLTSLLLHSPAASSGAAGPVFSSSSLSIPTPKHKPATPTTAAPTPLARAAVGACAGAAAGAFTYAALLPIDAVKTRLQASAAPSATAWQVFLDILRTDGPLGLYRGLSAVIFGSASSSAIYFGTCELAKSLLRPHLPPFLVPPLAGASGNVSSSAIMVPKELITQRLQSGAATGRSWQVLLQIIQADGFFGLYAGYAATLLRNLPAGVLSYSSFEYLKAFTLRTRGKDRLTPGESVLCGALAGAISAALTTPLDVVKTRLMTRVGTEGSRTVLGTMRGVVAEEGLVGLYRGIGPRVLHSACFAAIGYCAFETARLAILQLYLEGCQRKAAAQHSTALP